A genomic window from Salvia miltiorrhiza cultivar Shanhuang (shh) chromosome 5, IMPLAD_Smil_shh, whole genome shotgun sequence includes:
- the LOC130986509 gene encoding uncharacterized protein LOC130986509 has translation MTGDKSNKALGGIHGVQLLSHSPLSFQEIRKHDDFIQSASNTTACSRKVWHQRPACLRPIHCTHTGDHNIAETVANVLTSLPFIAIGLHAPRKNVNCKIYANSLIGVGVASSFYHASRGRLRKYLRWADYTMIATATVCLSRALRKENPKLLMTASALFLPIQPLMVSAVHTGIMEVAFAKRAFEDPELRVAHKVHKMSSLLGGAFFMADDLLPQTPYLHAAWHLAAAVGVTTCNKLLD, from the exons ATGACTGGTGACAAGTCTAATAAAGCCTTGGGTGGAATACATGGAGTGCAGTTGCTTTCTCACTCACCACTTTCATTCCAAGAAATAAGAAAACATGATGATTTTATTCAATCAGCCTCTAATACAACCGCGTGTTCAAG GAAAGTTTGGCATCAAAGACCTGCTTGTTTGAGGCCCATCCATTGCACTCATACTG GTGATCACAACATTGCTGAAACCGTTGCTAATGTGCTTACTTCACTTCCTTTTATTGCCATCGGACTCCATGCCCCAAG GAAAAATGTGAATTGTAAAATATACGCAAATTCATTGATTGGAGTGGGAGTTGCATCAAGTTTCTATCATGCTTCAAGAGGGAGATTAAGGAAGTATCTCAGATGGGCTGACTACACTATGATCGCAACAGCTACCGTG TGCCTATCAAGAGCACTTAGGAAGGAGAACCCCAAGTTGTTGATGACAGCATCAGCTTTGTTTCTGCCTATACAACCCCTCATGGTTTCAGCAGTCCACACAGGAATAATGGAG GTTGCATTTGCTAAAAGAGCATTCGAGGATCCAGAATTGAGGGTGGCTCATAAGGTGCATAAGATGTCGTCGTTGTTAGGCGGGGCGTTTTTCATGGCTGACGACCTTCTCCCCCAAACTCCATATCTGCATGCTGCTTGGCACCTTGCTGCTGCTGTTGGAGTCACTACTTGCAACAAGCTCTTAGACTAA